One window from the genome of Rhodothermaceae bacterium encodes:
- a CDS encoding DUF2236 domain-containing protein: protein MKEPSPIIVPTSYQSGYTKARRKDPVLADLYAQHTTIGDPELDPVLEECVPQLAPDVFNRYVRAGIEGRKEFLEGAPDCLREFFHKADTVKPPWLNYESFRPAGRAVYKNASLVLAAFVAGVLVEGFSTMIAKSFRITGRVGSKNTKRRLGYNARHILEIFYPGGMLRPNDGWKMTMRIRFVHGKVRYLLGRSDEWDKEAWGCPVSAAHLAYATAVFSMRLLHFSKLLGVRFSKEEQDGVMDVFRYVGYLFGVPDAILYKNIEEARQIFKIGLLCEPPPDEDSAYIANQLVRAVPSVTGIENEEEAEEQIKLGYALSRVLIGRKMARDLKFPHYNGFIALILFRTRIFLESVFKDTQLVRRKNFTELLGISSYDDIIGISYKLPTHVKDALSQDW, encoded by the coding sequence CGGCGTAAGGACCCGGTTCTAGCAGATTTGTATGCTCAGCATACAACTATTGGGGATCCCGAACTGGATCCTGTACTTGAGGAATGTGTGCCACAACTGGCTCCCGATGTCTTCAACCGGTATGTGCGAGCCGGCATTGAGGGAAGAAAAGAATTCTTGGAGGGTGCACCTGATTGTCTCCGCGAATTCTTTCACAAGGCAGACACCGTCAAGCCACCTTGGCTGAACTACGAATCGTTTCGGCCCGCTGGCCGCGCGGTCTACAAAAACGCTAGTCTGGTGCTGGCTGCTTTTGTCGCGGGTGTTCTCGTAGAAGGCTTTTCAACCATGATAGCCAAATCTTTTCGGATTACGGGAAGAGTTGGTTCAAAGAATACCAAGCGTCGCTTGGGTTATAACGCCCGACACATCCTTGAGATATTTTATCCTGGCGGCATGCTGCGGCCAAACGATGGATGGAAAATGACCATGCGCATCCGTTTCGTCCATGGAAAGGTTCGTTATCTGCTGGGTCGTTCCGATGAATGGGATAAAGAGGCCTGGGGTTGCCCTGTGAGTGCTGCCCATCTGGCGTACGCCACTGCGGTGTTTTCGATGCGCCTGCTGCATTTTTCCAAATTGCTTGGTGTGAGATTCAGTAAGGAAGAGCAAGACGGCGTCATGGATGTGTTTCGTTACGTTGGGTATTTATTCGGTGTTCCAGATGCCATTCTGTACAAGAACATAGAGGAGGCCAGGCAGATCTTTAAGATCGGCTTGCTATGTGAACCACCCCCTGACGAAGATTCAGCGTATATAGCCAATCAATTGGTTCGTGCCGTACCAAGTGTCACCGGTATTGAAAATGAGGAGGAAGCAGAAGAGCAGATCAAATTAGGGTACGCACTTTCACGGGTTCTCATTGGACGGAAGATGGCACGGGATTTGAAGTTTCCCCATTACAATGGCTTCATCGCCCTCATTTTGTTTCGAACCCGCATATTTCTTGAAAGTGTCTTCAAGGATACACAGCTCGTGCGGAGGAAGAATTTTACGGAACTACTGGGGATCTCCTCCTATGACGACATCATAGGGATCAGTTATAAGCTACCAACACACGTGAAGGATGCTTTATCGCAGGACTGGTAG